The Motacilla alba alba isolate MOTALB_02 chromosome 3, Motacilla_alba_V1.0_pri, whole genome shotgun sequence DNA window AACAAAGTGGCTGAGCTCAGCTAGGGAACATCTTTATACACCTACATGCAACAGCTGAAAGTATTCATGTTTTAATCTCTCCTGAATGGTCTGCAATACAGAGTACATAATTTTTATATGGAATTTGGACATCTTGTAAAGCATTTACTGGATGTACAGGCCACTTTGGTATTTCCTTTAATACATGGTAGAACCAAATGTCTTGGTAGCGTACCCTACTATGAACTATGTCTTAAAAGCAGTCTAATTCAGGgaggttttttaaatgtttttagaTTTCAGAGGGTATTTTTACTCCCTTTCAGACACTTAGCCCATTTTTCTCATGGAAAGCAACGTAGCAGTTTTATATGAAAACAGTTTCTAGATCCAAAAgttatttaaagcattttctcagCCTAGAAAGTTTACTGCAGAGAAGAGGGCAAAGCAGTAGAATTGCAATTACATTTATGATTTTTGGAGACGTTATGGAAGCAATGGAATGTTTTATACAGATTACCCTAAATTTCTTGATTTGCAGTAGCTTTACAGTGATATCTGTAAAAATGCTGACTACTGagggaaataaatgttttgtcCTGTTTGATCTGAAGCTGCTTTTACCAAACATTTGTCTTTTCTTAGGGGAGTTTGTATAGTCTTAGCAGCACTTGCACTGAGTCTGGAAATTTTGGCAAGGCTAACATCACAGGAGAAATAGAGTTTGCGTTAAAGTACAACTTCAGAGCTTGCATCTTGGAAATCTGCATCAAGGGATGCAAGAACCTGGCTTatggagaggagaagaagaaaaagtgtaACCCGTAAGTATTTCTGTGGAGAAGAAGGAAcataaggaaaatattctgctttttacAATACTCTACATGTTCTGAGTGAAATGGATTGATATGTGATTGTATGCAATACTGGCACCTTCAGAACCTCCAACATACACACCAACCCTTTGCACAGATACACACTGCAAGACAAATAGGTTTCATACCAGTTCTTATTCCATTTATGACCATTTTCTGCTAGGAAttctctttccctgcctgtgaGCAGGCAGTTGGGGATGTGTGTTGCTGGTGAGTACCTTTGGGCCTCAGGAATAGCTGTTCAGTTTTTAATTCTTAAGTTGTGGCTGAAACATGAGATGTCCTGTTTCTAATTCCTCTGCTGACCCATTGTGGGTCACTGGGTGGTTGCTATACTACTTGGGTGCTTCTGTCTTCTCTGATAAAAGTaaacatttcagctgctgcactgtattttaaaatctaaagcTCTTTAATAATTTTGCACTGTTGTAAGAGGAAGAGGTAGATATTTCTGTGCATAAAATATGCCATAGAAAATTTTGGTTGGACACTTAAGCCTTGGTGATTTCTATGTTTATCACTAAAGAGTACTCTCTGACCCTGCAGTAATCATTGACAGAAAATCACCAGGTAGAATCCCTGACTACCTGTTCTTACCCCTGCTGTCTCACCATGTTGGAGCATTTGAGGGCCCACATTGGAATCGTGGACTTGCAGTCACCTTCACCTAGAAGGACGATGGATTTTGTGCACATCTTGCAGAGAATATTCATAAAGACAAGCTTGGCGATGAGCAGTGCCTTGCTGGAAGAGCAGCCTGTGGAGAAGGGCTCTTTGGAGCCCTTCAGAAGTGGGTCAAGGTTCTCTAAGTCCCCTGGTAATTAAGCCAGGCAAGCAGTTGGAGGCAGGCTGACAGGCAATGTGGGAAGTGCTGTGTAGTAAACATCATGTTCTCTGTgggtatatatttatatacttcTGTTAGTTTCCAAGCCAGATGAAAAAGGTACAGCACACTTATTTGACATGCTTGCTGAAAAGCAGGCTTTTAACTGATGTTTAGAACCTGATTAATTATTTAGCTTATTCGCTGGTTTGAAGTCTGGgtatgttttaattaaaattatctgGGCTCCTAAAACAAGCTAAATCTTCTAGTGcctgtatattttaaaatctagcTTTACCTATGGatcaatttggaaaaaataggGAATATATGTAAGTTCTGCATTGATgatataaaaatacagctgaTTTTATTTGCACAGTAAGTTAATCAAGAggctcttttaaaattaatttaaatcatAATATCTGAAATATGTTCAAGTAcagtttaaaaatgctttgtattGTGTAAacagctgctcctttccctgaCAGGCTAGAAGCACTCTCTACTGCTGAAATTCTTTCGTTTTGAAGCCATAACACAAATACAGCCCACTGAACTGATATTAAGGGAAACATTTAAGTATTAGTGTTCACTTGACCTGCACTTGAGAAACTTTGGGTATGAATCAGTGGTACTTGATATTGGTCCAACTCAGCTTCCAGGAAtttttttggctggttttcTTGAATCAACGTTAGGGCAGTTTTGAGCCCTTGAGACAATCTCCCATTTGCGTTCTAGTGGCTGTTAGAATAATTAGCATTTGTAAGACCTCTGAGTTATTCTGTATTATTTACCTGATGTTGTGAAGATGAGATTTTCCTCATGAATGTTGGGGGACAAGTAGCAGGGATTCTAAAGTTGATTgggtttatatatttttttttctttgagcacATAAtatactgtttatttttatcataaaGCTGTCACTACAACTGACAAGGTGACTTCTTTAGGGGGCTGTTTTATCAGAGGCCAAGAGTATGACAACAGGATTCCTATTCAGATCTTAATCCCTCCCCAGCTACAATGGAAATGAAACACAGTAGCTGAATGGTACACAAGGATCCTTTTAGTCTATCtgcttttattgaaaaaatatataaataatattttgccattttattACTTGAGACCTTTCAGGCAGTAAAGATGTttaagaattaagaaaaaaatctcttctcatctaattgtttttttcatttgatcctccctgctccttctgaTCACTTTCCATGTATCTTTATCTCCAAGGTATGTGAAGGTTTATTTGCTTCCTGATAAATCTCCTTGGAGTAAGAGGAAGACAGCTGTCAAAAAGAGCACAGTGGATCCAGAGTTTGATGAGACTTTGAAGGTATGGTTTGCAATCCCATGCTGCTAACTGTGCATTTCCATGGAACAATCCTGCAAGTTCTGAACTGACCTGATGGGACAAATTTATGAgtcactgaaaatttaaaaattatgggTTTTCAGTCTAAATAAGAGAGAGCTGCTTTTGGAGCTGCAACAGTAAATTGCAAACCATTAGAGAAGTCTGCCTTTGTCCAAGAAAGTACTTTTAGTGAATACCAGTATGATTTACTGTGTCTCAAAAGCAAAGTGTCTTCCACAGATGCTGTTCCTTGTACATTCAGAAACTGGGTGTGTTGGAGAACAGTTGGAATTTTGCACAAATATCCTTTTCATGTGGCACCCCTTTGGTCAGTGCCACTGGAGGTGTCTCTCTACAGTTCACTTTGTGCCAGCTGAAATCCACCATCTCTGAAACAGtgtctccttccttttccccctgaTGCCAGGCTCTTTCTTTGTCCTGTCTAATTTCAAACATTAATAATCCCAGCAGAGAAGAGTAGTTATGATTTCAACTCCTTCATGCCTTTCAGTATTGCTTCTTGCATCCTTGTTAGAATTGCGTGTAGGAGACGGGAATCATTATTCTTATTTCCCAGACACTTCATTGAATATGAAGCTGAGTACTGTCAGCCAGGAGAGCCTGCCTTAGCTTGGTtgttcccagctttcccagctccactTCTGTACTCAAGTCACTGCAAAtcatatttttgtgtgtgtgctttggCAAGCTGCAGTAGGACATAAGATGATGAGTTCTTCAGTAATATATTGTCTTGGAAGAGATATGACACAAGTTAGTGGAGAGGCAAACTTGTGTTGCTTCTTGAACTACGCAAAAGTTTCAGTGCCACCCCCAACTCTTGGGGAGAGGGAACCTCAAGAATCAATAGTGAGTGGAACAAGCAAAATGCTTGTAAAGGCAATAGTTAAAAGTTTGATAATAACATAAAAGGATTTTTGTAATGTACATGGTTGTTATACAGCCCAAAGCCTGTCCATAGGGTTTAAATTGGCAGAAAAAATGGCCAGAAGTTGAAATCACTGGTCCTAATTTTATAGTAGTTTTTCAATGCCAGTCATGCAGAAGTGATTCAGCAGATGAGAGCCGTACCTGAGTAGGCTGCATAAACTCTAAAGGTGTTTActtggaaatgtttaaaaatagtttaattaCTAGTTTTTCCAGGGTATCAAAAATGGTCAAAAGTGGGTAGCACTACTACAGGTGAGCTCCATCATGACACTGACATCCAACTGGGAGGGATTCAGCTGCAGGTTAAGGCACCTGCATTTGGAGGTAGCTACATGTGTGAGAGCTTTTGGGAGTCACTGGAGCCGAGGGTGACTCAGGGTGACGAGCCACAGAGCCCACACCCAGCTTGTGATTCAGCAGCCTAAATATGGGTACCGATTTCCTTGCCTGTGCCATTGCCTCCAGCTTTCCATGCATGTCACCTGTGGGCTGGGTTTGCCAGTCTCAGGGGGTGTATTAGATACCCAGCAATGTCTCAAAGGGCTCTAACTATGTTTGGAGAGTGGATCAAGGCTTTAATTAGTCATCAGCTGAATTACTTCCTTGCCCCTGCTGACTGCATTAAGTAGATGTCCACTGACCAGAATGGGAATTTAAGAACCATCATTAGATGTCTTTTAGATGTCTTCTTCTTGAACTGGCTTCCAGAGCAGCCACATTCTGCTGGGAGTgtaaacagaaatatatatatataaatagatatatatatatatataaatatatatatatatataaatagatatgaatataaatgaaatacacaaacaaaaaaccaaaaaaaaccccaaacaaaccaaacaaaaaacaaaaaaaaccaaacaaaaaccaaaaaaccccaaataaaaaacaaaaaaacaaacaaaaaacaaacaaaaaaaaccaaacaaaaaacccaaaccaacaaaccccaaacaaacccaaaaccaacaacctcCGAGACCCTCCCAactcaaaaaaggaaaaaaaaaccacaaaccaccAAACCCCTAGCAAAAATGGTCAAGAGTTCTGAATTTATAATCAAAAACTTAAGCAAGGCAGGTCAAGGTATTCCTGGAATGTTGTTTCTTATTTGGATGAGCATTATTCAGCATGTATAATACACAGgtagttgggttttttcagatTGCAAAGCACAGTCAGACGACATGGTTTTGTGTGCATCCAGAGGCCTTCAGTCATGCTGTGGCTGGGcttcctgggagcaggaagcCTGAGCTTCCTGGGCCTGCATTCATCCTGTGCATTGCCCTGTAAATGCTGTTTGTCTTTCTAGTACAAGATTGAACACTCCCAGCTGAGAAGTCGGCAACTTCAGATCTCTGTGTGGCATGCAGGAGCTCTCAAATACAGGGTGTTTTTGGGGGAAGTGGTGATTCCTCTGGCAGCATGGAATTTTGAAGAGGACTCGATGCAGTTTGACTGGTACCCACTGAAACCCAAGGTGATTCTAAGTTTTTTGGCTTAATTGTACCTTAAGAGCAAGATGTGTTGAAAGCTATGAGAAAGATCACCCCTATGAGATCATTGAGGGCAAGGTGCTGTCAATCCAGCCCATCAAGCAAGATGTGTTGGAAGCACAAATAGGATGTGAGAATAAGCTGTGAGAATGATTGATTGATTGCAGTAATGCAGGCTTCTGTATGTCCCTTTCTTCAGCTTGAGAAGCCTGGAGATGATCTTATCCAGTACAGTGTTGAACTCCTCGTGTCTGCAAGGCTGTCGCTACCAGCCCAGTATCAGAACCTCCAGTTTGAAGGTATAAAATGTTTTGGCATCCATGAGTGCTTAACAGTTGCTCtaatgatcttagaggtcttttccaacatgaatgattctgtgaattccttGGTTGGAAAAGAATTGACATCAATGAAGGACTGGCAAAGTGTCCATGGAATCCTCTTGTATGGGTTTTTTAACAGCTACAGTAAATGGTGCTTTGTGGTGTTTTATATCTTAGattatttaaaatcaaaacattttcaagctttgtatatttgttctttttaatgcaaacaGAAGTTGTACATTATAATGGCAGCAGTATGGTGCATCCAGCTGTATGATGTTACCTGTAGAGGTTTTTCTGCAGATGAAACAGCAGTTCTGCTGTCCAAGGCAGAGACTGACAATATGGGGAAAATTTGGAAGGGAAGTATCTGCAAGGATACCAGACCAGCATCCTTAGCTTCCTCCAGTGGTCTCATCTTAAGGAGATTGTTTCACTTGAAAGGTGTTAGGTTCAAAATGTATAGTCAGGATTCAGTTTCTAGTAATGAAAACGTGTAAGGTTCATTAACTATTGCTGTAGTATGTCAGAGCaagcacctgctgctggagtgAAATAAACACTTTGGGAGGGATaggaaaatctccttttccttaCCTCCCTAGACCTTAGTGAGGTGTGCAGACATTCAGAGCTCCAGTAGTGCTCTGTGTCAGGACCACAGCAGCAGGTAGAGACCAATGGGAATCTCTAATTAACTGTTCTGCTATTTttgttccctttcctttccaaatgACCCCAAAGTTACCAAGTctgtattttctggttttcctcccTATGCAAGCCTGTGTTTTGGGTCTGCTCTGTGCCTCGAGCTGTGAGTGGAGCAGTACCACACCAGGGCTTTGGCTCTCTCCACTGCTTCTGACTGTTCCAGAGAAGTGCTTCTGTGTGTACTGCCCTGTATTTGCTTTTCACAAACACAACAGAAAGCTTTGTCTTTATAACAGGGATCACAAAGCAGCTTGCTACTCACTGCTTGGTTTGCTTTGTGTGTGAATCATTCTCTGTACAAACATTCAAATCTTTGAAATGTTCCTAGTCCGGCCTTATGACTTCTTATCTCAGTAGTGCCACTTGGGCATTGCCCTGCTTACTTTTAGCAGCATCTTAAGCAACAAGCTGAACTAACTGGGCATTTCATGTGATAAGTGCTCCTTTTTCAGGAAACAAAGACCAAGGAGTTCTCAACTGCCAGCTTCAGGTTATGATTTTTGGGGCCAAGAACTTGCCCATGCTGAGATCTACTGGAATGCTGAACTCCTTTGTTAAAGGGTATGTCTGTGACCTAGCACTTCAAAAAGAGACTGTCACATGTGTTCCATGCAAATGTACATATTAACATGTTTGCAGCAGGAGACTGGCATGGGAAAGTGGCATTGCCCACACTCTCAATCAGACTTCCTAGAAATGGTGACACTTGCGTGTCTTCAGAACAGCTGCAGTTTGCAGGGTagtgatggggaaaaaagtgcaAATAAAGAGGCTGTTGTCAACAGTTTCAGCTGTGCCTTTACTGAATTAACTATCGCTCTGGATACATTGAAAACTTTTATCCTCTTCATTCTTGGCATTTTGAAAGTGAAGGaactgaatttttcttcagtgtgcTGAGTAGCTTGTATGTGGGATTGTTTTACTTCCTTGCTGTCAGGCATCAGATGCCACTGGAAGGATGATACTGGGGTAAACTTAGGTCTCACAAAGACATTTCACCTGTTGTGGCACCCACCTTTGGTGAAATGGGGGGCATTTCATCTCCTGAAAGTTAGGTTTGAGGCACTATCAGGTAGCACTATGTGGAGCAAAGACTCGTTCAGCAGTCAGTGGCAGCAGAGTCAAAGGAGACTACAAGAGCCTATTTGCACCTGCACTAAAGGCTGCCAGGAAAAGGTGCAGGTCCCAAAATCAACACAAGGGCACCGTGTTCTACCTTTCACTAAGGCTGAACTTCTTTGCTATTTAAGGCAAACCAACGGGCTCTACTTAAGCCCTCTAACCTCTATTTGGTTatcaaaatgttctgttttctgGTTGAAAAATCAGCAATCTCGCtgaactctttttctttttttttggtggggggagAAGTTGTCTTATCCTTCCAGACCAAGCAGAGATAAAGCAAAAGTCTCCTGTCCTGAAGAAAGAAGCCTGTCCACAGTGGAAACACTTGTTTGTCTTTGATGGTGTGACCCCAGCTCAGCTACAGCAATCATGTCTACACCTGACTGTTTGGCACAAGTCAACTTTCAGCTCAAGTGATCAGTTCCTGGGAGGAGCCAAGCTTGGTGCAAGTAAGTTCTCTATCACTGGAAGCGGAAGGTAATTTGGGGAAAAGTGCATTTAGTTTACATCCCAAGCAATAATAAATTATACTGTGCTATTTATTATCTGCTTTCAAGTGCCTACACATGCAGTCCCAGCCTCTGTCCTAAGCAACTTTCAGTCTTGGGCTCTGATCATGCAAGAATTGATACAGGTGCTTCTGTTCAGGTCTGTGCAGAAGATCAAGGCAGTCAGTGGAAATTTTTAGGAAAGCCATTTGTTAGTGTGGTGATTTTTATGGGTCAGAGCCATGCTAAGACAAGCACAGAAATTGTGTGACTAACTCACACAGAGctctacatatttttaaagacttaTTCCTTTAGTTGTTTTCTATGAATTggcttattttaaataacttcccATCAAAAGTAAGCAGGAGAACAAATCATCTCATAGACTCTAACCTTGCTTATGTCTGTGCTTATTACTTTATATCCACAAATCAATCCAATCCATGAAATACAAGAGGTGAAACTTACTCCAAAGGGGCTATTGGATGTTAGAAGTTTTGGGCTCTGCTCTAGCCTAAGAGTGAGCTTTCCTTCTCAGGGCTGAGCAATGTCTGAGAAACCCTCTGCTCACTAAATAGGCCCTGTTTCACTGGTAGTTGAGCAGGGAAGCCTTGTCCTTTGAAGGCTGCTCAAAAGTCTCCCACCCTTGTTCTCCCAATGAGTTAAGTGCCCAGGGTTTCAGTATCTGAGAGGAAAGGGTCAAATGTTGTTTTGGTATTAGCATGCAGTTGACAGGAGTATTATCACTGGTGGTAGCTCAGTGTCATGCAGGCTTCCTCATGAACTTGTTTTGCTTATCCTAGCCAGCATTTGCCTTTCTGCTAGAGCAGGGACTGTCTGCTTGTGAGTGATCCAAGTCCTAAGCATGGAATGAACTGAAGCAGGAGGCTTAGTGCCCTTCTGCTATTATGAGCATGCACACTTGCTCTTCTGCTTTTAGTCATACAGCcaaaacctttttctttgctgcaggTTGCACTCTTCAGAAAGTGCTCCCAGTTTAACAGGATGTAAATAATAGTTCAGAAGTATAAATCCCATTTCTTGCAATTAGTGCCTCAGGAGCTACAGAACAGCTGAAATTACTGTAGAAGAGGGTGAAAGGGTTGACCACAAGTTGGGTAAGGCCAAGTGAAAAGTAACTCTGatctttccttctgctttcttgcAGAGGAATTCTTTGGCTCTATGGACCTTGCTTCTCAGGGAGAGCTCCAATGGCAGGAAGTGCTCCACAACCCAAACACATGGATGGACTTCACACTTGTACTGCATTCAAATAAGGAAAACTTTAAATCATGAGAGATTATCAGACAACACAACCCTTCCTTTCCCATGTCTGATGTTTTAAACAGAAGTGGTACATATGCTTCTGTTCTGGAAAAGGTATCCATATTTTTGGGAATAGAATTATGTGTTTGAACCTGTGTGCCATtctgaaagttttatttcttcaaaagtTAAGGCTTTAGCCTATGTCTCTAGCTGGAGTGTAAGGGTAATATTGTTCCTTCAGGAGTGACAGCCCAAGTCTGAGATGCATTACGTTGTCGAAGCAACAGGAGCCAGACAATGTGCAGCTTTCCATTTCCAGGCCTAGCAGAATTGTtactatttaatttaaattacaagTAGGactacttctgaaaaaaataacttgcaataataaaattacattgTTTCACTCTTACATTGATGTTTTAGCCACAGAATGCAAAACCAGCTCATCTTTGTCTGCCTACTACAAATGGGTGATGCTAATGCCCCTGTGCTTCAGCATTAACTACACTGCCACTTTATTTCATGTGATCCTAAAAAGCTTTGGCCTGTGGCCATGTCTCTCAAATGTGTGCTGTATAAATTCCCTGTCAGTAGCAGGGTGGGACTACAGCCAATGGAATAAGGGTGGGTGTAACAAGTCCCTTCTTATCAGCTGCCACTGTAAGACAGAATTAACAGCTCTGATCCTTAGGGTGTACAGCACATGACAAAAGTTTAGCtaagtttatattttcttcacGTGGACATGCTTGGGGCCAAACTCCTGTGTCAGTTTGCCTTGCCTTGGGTGCAGCTTTACAGTCAGCAGAAACTTCTTGTGTACATCTGGAACTTGTGTTGCTGTGTTATACTTTTAGTCCTTACTTAAAGTATCCCCCCTTCCTTTCTTGGTCAGCGTGGCTTTTAAGGATTTGAGATTTAAAACCACAGGGACTCGTAAGCTAAGCTCAGGAActaaagcagcagaagcacaacATATTTAAAGTACACCCCACACAAGAAACACTTCACTCCATTGCCTTTGTTACTTTGCAGATCTTTTATTTAGATGGTTGctgctgcaaataaaaaaaccccacacaagaTTCAACTCAAGTATAACGCAGCACAGATATTGTAAATGAAGAGGTGACAACATACTGTATCTCACTTTCTAAcagattttcaagga harbors:
- the SYTL3 gene encoding synaptotagmin-like protein 3 isoform X3 produces the protein MACEFNLNLLKGLEREAVLEVLYRDQMVRKTEEERIRKMKLQLQQLRWKGAKNARREYQERSCARCQKSLGLLMNRGAVCNGCSHRVCSECRVCLSPCLWKCTICYAHGDVKVKAGEWFFEERAKKYPGEGRHETAGAKLLESYQNLSKISVVPPTPPPFTESPAGTNVELGESKRFNKSVENLFLSLTTHIKKISKSQNDMADRCVLTTDYGKNVERRKQRRSQSDTAINVTSRMKSTPSLQQLITGAQNDSETQSKSSSKEEEDITTSPTSDTVFCEGRKHGSLYSLSSTCTESGNFGKANITGEIEFALKYNFRACILEICIKGCKNLAYGEEKKKKCNPYVKVYLLPDKSPWSKRKTAVKKSTVDPEFDETLKYKIEHSQLRSRQLQISVWHAGALKYRVFLGEVVIPLAAWNFEEDSMQFDWYPLKPKLEKPGDDLIQYSVELLVSARLSLPAQYQNLQFEGNKDQGVLNCQLQVMIFGAKNLPMLRSTGMLNSFVKGSCLILPDQAEIKQKSPVLKKEACPQWKHLFVFDGVTPAQLQQSCLHLTVWHKSTFSSSDQFLGGAKLGAKEFFGSMDLASQGELQWQEVLHNPNTWMDFTLVLHSNKENFKS
- the SYTL3 gene encoding synaptotagmin-like protein 3 isoform X1, which translates into the protein MACEFNLNLLKGLEREAVLEVLYRDQMVRKTEEERIRKMKLQLQQLRWKGAKNARREYQERSCARCQKSLGLLMNRGAVCNGCSHRVCSECRVCLSPCLWKCTICYAHGDVKVKAGEWFFEERAKKYPGEGRHETAGAKLLESYQNLSKISVVPPTPPPFTESPAGTNVVGNELGESKRFNKSVENLFLSLTTHIKKISKSQNDMADRCVLTTDYGKNVERRKQRRSQSDTAINVTSRMKSTPSLQQLITGAQNDSETQSKSSSKEEEDITTSPTSDTVFCEGRKHGSLYSLSSTCTESGNFGKANITGEIEFALKYNFRACILEICIKGCKNLAYGEEKKKKCNPYVKVYLLPDKSPWSKRKTAVKKSTVDPEFDETLKYKIEHSQLRSRQLQISVWHAGALKYRVFLGEVVIPLAAWNFEEDSMQFDWYPLKPKLEKPGDDLIQYSVELLVSARLSLPAQYQNLQFEGNKDQGVLNCQLQVMIFGAKNLPMLRSTGMLNSFVKGSCLILPDQAEIKQKSPVLKKEACPQWKHLFVFDGVTPAQLQQSCLHLTVWHKSTFSSSDQFLGGAKLGAKEFFGSMDLASQGELQWQEVLHNPNTWMDFTLVLHSNKENFKS
- the SYTL3 gene encoding synaptotagmin-like protein 3 isoform X2; the encoded protein is MACEFNLNLLKGLEREAVLEVLYRDQMVRKTEEERIRKMKLQLQQLRWKGAKNARREYQERSCARCQKSLGLLMNRGAVCNGCSHRVCSECRVCLSPCLWKCTICYAHGDVKVKAGEWFFEERAKKYPGEGRHETAGAKLLESYQNLSKISVVPPTPPPFTESPAGTNVVGNELGESKRFNKSVENLFLSLTTHIKKISKSQNDMADRCVLTTDYGKNVERRKQRRSQSDTAINVTSRMKSTPSLQQLITGAQNDSETQSKSSSKEEEDITTSPTSDTVFCEGRKHGSLYSLSSTCTESGNFGKANITGEIEFALKYNFRACILEICIKGCKNLAYGEEKKKKCNPYVKVYLLPDKSPWSKRKTAVKKSTVDPEFDETLKYKIEHSQLRSRQLQISVWHAGALKYRVFLGEVVIPLAAWNFEEDSMQFDWYPLKPKLEKPGDDLIQYSVELLVSARLSLPAQYQNLQFEGNKDQGVLNCQLQVMIFGAKNLPMLRSTGMLNSFVKGCLILPDQAEIKQKSPVLKKEACPQWKHLFVFDGVTPAQLQQSCLHLTVWHKSTFSSSDQFLGGAKLGAKEFFGSMDLASQGELQWQEVLHNPNTWMDFTLVLHSNKENFKS
- the SYTL3 gene encoding synaptotagmin-like protein 3 isoform X4, producing MACEFNLNLLKGLEREAVLEVLYRDQMVRKTEEERIRKMKLQLQQLRWKGAKNARREYQERSCARCQKSLGLLMNRGAVCNGCSHRVCSECRVCLSPCLWKCTICYAHGDVKVKAGEWFFEERAKKYPGEGRHETAGAKLLESYQNLSKISVVPPTPPPFTESPAGTNVELGESKRFNKSVENLFLSLTTHIKKISKSQNDMADRCVLTTDYGKNVERRKQRRSQSDTAINVTSRMKSTPSLQQLITGAQNDSETQSKSSSKEEEDITTSPTSDTVFCEGRKHGSLYSLSSTCTESGNFGKANITGEIEFALKYNFRACILEICIKGCKNLAYGEEKKKKCNPYVKVYLLPDKSPWSKRKTAVKKSTVDPEFDETLKYKIEHSQLRSRQLQISVWHAGALKYRVFLGEVVIPLAAWNFEEDSMQFDWYPLKPKLEKPGDDLIQYSVELLVSARLSLPAQYQNLQFEGNKDQGVLNCQLQVMIFGAKNLPMLRSTGMLNSFVKGCLILPDQAEIKQKSPVLKKEACPQWKHLFVFDGVTPAQLQQSCLHLTVWHKSTFSSSDQFLGGAKLGAKEFFGSMDLASQGELQWQEVLHNPNTWMDFTLVLHSNKENFKS